In the genome of Aedes aegypti strain LVP_AGWG chromosome 2, AaegL5.0 Primary Assembly, whole genome shotgun sequence, the window caaaaatctggaagatccagataaaatgtgCAATgtatttgtaaggttttgtaaataatttgtaaagtTCATCATGTACGACATAGGAAATCcaggcaaattttcaaaatcttccagatttttgaaacattgacttggcatccctgatCGAGCACATGGCCTCATTACTGTTCTAGTGTTCTGATCTAAAATTATACAGCCTTATATGATGTTGTAGAGTTCCTTCTGTTGAAAAAGATTTCAAACGTTCCAGAAGATTCTACAAATTAGAGAGTAGAATCTTATCAAAAATTCTAGCATATTCTCCCGAATACCTGATATCAGGGCCTTCCTTGGCCGAGTGGTgagagcccgcggctacaaagcaaagtcatgctaaaagtgtctgggttagaatcccagtcggtccagaatcttttcgtaaaggaaatttccttgacttccctgggcagagtcttatcgtacctgccacacgatatacgaatgcgaaaatggcaactttgacaaagaaagctctcagttaataactgtggaaatgctcataagaacactacgctgagaaacaggctctgtcccagtgagaacgtaaatgtcaaggagaagaagaagaagaagctgatgtcattgtcatttttcaaaatctcaGTTGTGGTGAAACGACCATCGACTCAGGGATATATCGGGTCATGGAACAGGAatgttttggaaagctgttttaagAGATGATCATAATAAGCATAAAATTTTGTGTTAAATATACATCCATGAGTCGAAATTGAGTCattgaacatcgactcatggaggtttcactgtaaatcAATCAAACTCGAATATTTGGCGcacattcatctcattcatgTTTGTCTTGCTTTTACATATGTCGAACTCGTTTTTGAACATGAGTTGGAACTGAAGAAACCCGTTACACATTTTTAACTCCAACCCGAATAAAATTCGACCgaattacaatttgcttgatAGTGAAGggttcgagaatattctacgaattggaATGAATGATGTTCTAGAAAACTacagaatattctgtcaaagagctattgtagtgctacacaatttgcaattgtaatgttctaataTTAATATTGACCGTTGTAGTGCTTTTATATTACTATTGTAGTGCTCAACGGAACTtttcaatgaaacatttcaaagcgttactgacagacagacaactatgggattttatatatatgattctggtaaattttaccaatccattgaaacttttgatcataatgaacagttcgtaagcgaaattagatttgttcgtaaacaaaattattgaaaaacaatatattattttcaagatgaaggggcggggcaaaatgagccacctagatttaagcaaaacaaacgatgttttgagcataaaaatgcattgcctaaatataccagattatttttttactgcatagtcatctttatgcaccattacaagtggaacaccactttgctagaaaatacgtTGAACCAAGTAGCGCAATTTAGGACTAGTACAacatggtctgtttactatgtattatgtatctttaaaaaataagccactagaatcaataatttcaagcaaagctaatacaatttcctttccaataatgtactcttcaccactaactcttctctatactgttttaaataaaaatcattcgattgaatgaggtggctcatactgccccgtagggtggctcataatgccccatatggttggtgaccacgtagaaaaacatggttttccaataagttcctgaaataattcgcaagttgatgttaacattatttatcgacgtaacatggaagataacattttatagtacaagtcacttgcatttgaaccatatattttgttgtttttctatgcattccatgacgttttccttaggcggtccatattgccccgatcacccctatACATGTATCGGGTTTGGTATGGTACACTGGTACATAGGCGAAGCACGTTTGTggttcaacacaagttgcaaggtTCAAACCAAAGTTGAACATCGGTCCTGTACATAGAAAGATGCGAATACAtttatgaaaatgattttcCATTGGCTTGCGTTCATATTTTGATAACTGGGTCAAAAACTATTCATCCTTAAGCATGAATAACTTGCTGGTACCGATGTCCGCCTCTCTACAATCAGTATGTTAATGGATTTTGCATCCCATTTTTTCGCAAAGAAGATCATCAAACgtcattgataaaaaaaaacttaccttAGGAGAAGGGGATGGTTGGCCAATTTCCGCATGTCCATCATGATCGACATCCCGCTAATTTCGGTGCTGCTTTTGAACACACCAGTTGCGTTTTGGTATTCGCTAACTAAGTCCATGTATTTCTCCTTTTGCGAGTCTAGCATAGGTACTTTCATCTAAAAGAAATATACATGAATTATGAATCGCTTGCATGAATGGTATGAGGAACTTACAATTTCTTCCGTCTTCGGTGGCAGGAAGCTGAGCACATCCTTTTTCAGTCGCCGCAGTATAAAAGGTTTCATAATCTGCTTAGCTCGCTCAATTTGGTTCTTCTCGAATGTTGTCTGATCTTCTCCGCTGTCTTTCGTTTTCTGCAATTCGAAAAGCACATGAAATACATTTCTTCTACATGTTAGCGAGTTCAATCTTCTTACAATCCGTTGGAATAGTGCCTTAATATCCTCTACTTTCCCACCGAAAAGTTTAGGCATGACAAAGCACAGCAGCGACATCAGCTCCAAAAGGTTGTTCTGAAGTGGCGTACCGGTAAGCAAAATACGCCGATCGGCTCGGATCCTCAGCAGGTTCTCGTACCGTTGCGAGGTCATGTTCTTCAGCATGTGCGCTTCGTCGAAGATCACATACTGGAATGGGGTTACTCGCCACATTTTCTTCTCCTCACCGGAAGCACCCATCATGTGGTAAGTGGTCAACACAACGTCCACGTCGGAAATACCATTCTTGGCCCAATCGATTCGAATCAGCTTGCGCTCTTCCTGGCTACCGTAGTACTTCATGATGATCAATTCAGGGCACCACTTTCTAAGCTCGTTATCCCAATTGTCCAGCGTGGAGGACGGGACCACAATCAGCTGAGGATGTTTGATAAGGTCGTTCTCCTTCAGCCATGCGAGGAATGCAATCACTTGAATTGTCTTGCCAAGACCCATTTCATCGGCAAGGATACCATTCATATCGTTCCGATGCATTACGGACAACCAGTTCAAGCCAACCAGTTGATACTCGGCAAGTTTGAATCCTTCGGGAATGTTGGACGGCTGCTCAATGAGACCTCCATCAGCCGCAATTGCTGATTCCAGCTTTTGACATATCTTCTTACATTTGTTCATGATGGTCACGAGGTTGTTTCTCCTGGACAGATATTCTTGGGTGTGATTCAAGATGTCCGTTTGAAGAGATTTGTGAGATTTAAGCTTGTCTACCAGTTCATCCCAACTGGTGAACGGGCGGAGATCAATGAGAAGGTCTACTTTTTTGGTGGACAGAGTTTTAACGGCCGTCAACTCATTGGCCGTGCCATTGTTTAGGAACTCGAATACTCCCTTGCGGTCTTTGGACATGCCATAATTGCCGCCATCGTCGCTGTCATCATCACTGTCAAAGACCCTGTCCTGTTGTCTACCGGACTCATCTTCGCTGTCGCTTCCTCCGTCTTCTTCATCGACGCGACGTTTTTTCGCCGGATTGTCCGGCTTCCGAGCGACGTTGTTCAACACGGTGGCCTTTTGGACCACAGTTGCTGGAGAAAGTGAATACATACGCTTTTTGTTGGGATTGTACGATTTCAAATCCTCCAAAGCCTTTTCCACGCTCCATTGATGTCGAACCAATGTGTCCTGGACGAGCATTGTGTCCACATCAGGTCGTTCAGCCCTAACTTTCTGCAGGCATAGCTCCTTATCTCTAACCGTGAGAACTGGAGCCGGAGCCGGTGCTGGAGCAGGGTCAGCTGTTGAATCAACTGATGACGTCCCATTTTGTGTTACTGGACTGGTGGCTGTACTGGAGGAAAGGGCTCCAACCGTGGGAATCGGAATGGGCGAAACGATCACCTTGTCCGGGATCACCTTTGTGGGAGTGGTACACTCAGTTTCGCTTTCACTGTCCACTAGGGCTTGTATGCGTTGCCGACCGGGGACCAGTTCCAACTTTTGATCTCCTGAAATAATTGGAAAGGATCTGCGATTAAAAATCTTAAGCAATAAGAAAATACAAAAGTCGTACGTCTTTCTTACTAATTATTATTCTAAATCGAAAATACAAAATCGAAAACATGTAGGGGaaggtggggcaagatgagcactgcttgtttgtgtcatttcatttcatttatttcagaGGCGACTTGTAACCtcactttctacctgttctacgaatctAAAAATAGCTAATTAGGCAAATAAACTAATTAGGTAAAGCAAACAGTAAATTATTGGAATCGTCTTTTCTAACAAATCACTTCTCCATAGATGCAATTTTGTAGctgaaattcttaaatttctattcgtggaaaaggtagatttgaggttagggaatcgccactgatttatttagttaacaacactgaatcaacaattttacgCTGCAATACACgtttcgtggccgcatctctccatcatcggttctgtcccacgctcgtcaaatcgatacacacttgatccgcccacctagcacgctgcgctccacgccttcttgtaccaaccggatctggcgcgaacaccatctttgcagggttgctgtccggcattcttgcaacatgccctgcccatcgtatccttccagctttggccaccttctggatactgggttcgccgtagagttgggtgaGCTCGTGGTTTATCCTTTGCCGCcatacaccgttttcctgcacactgccaaagatcgtcctaagcacccgacgttcgaagactccaaaaGATTGCAAGTCCCCCTCAAGCATcctccacgtttcatgcccataaaggactaccggccttataagcgttttgtacatggtacatttggtgcgggtgtgaatcttttttgaccgcagcttcttgtggaggccatagtaggcccgacttccactgaagatgtgcctccgtatttcacgactaacgttattgtcagccgtcagcaaggatccaaggcagacgaactcgtcgaccacctcgaacgtatccccgtctatcgtaatactgctacctaggcgagccctgtcgcgttcagccccaccagctaacatgtactttgtctgGGCCGctttcaccaccagtccaacctttgctgcctcgcgtttcaggcgggtgtacaggtctgccaccttttcaaatgttcggccgacaatgtccatatcatccacgaagcaaacaaattgactggatctcgtgaaaatcgtacccggctgttaagcccggctctccgcataacaccttctagcgcaatattgaacaacaggcacgaaagtccatcaccttgtcgtagtccccggcgcgATCCAAACGAaatggaatgttcgcctgaaaccttcacacaattttgcacaccctccatcgtcgctcttagtctcgtgagcttcccgggaaagctgttctcgtccatgattatccatagctctacgcggtcgatactatcgtatgctgccttgaaatcgataaaaatgtgATGCGttaggacctggtattcacgaaatttttggaggatttgccgtacagtaaagatctggtccgttgtcgatcggccgtcaacgaagccggcttgataacttcccacgaactcgcttactataggtgacatacgacggaagatgatctgggataatacttgtaggccgcatttagaatggtgatggctcgaaagttctcacaatataacttgtcgcctttcttgtagatggggcatatcaccccttccttccactgctctgttctgtttcccaaattatgcctatcagccggtgcaaacaaatggccagcttctccgggcccatctatatgagttcagctccgataccatccttaccagcagctttattgttcttgaattggtgaatggcatccttaacctccctcaaagtgggggctggttggtttccatcacccgcagtactgacgaaggcatttgctccgttgtcccgtccttcattgcctgtgctctcagcgccattcaggtgttcgtcgaagtgctgcttccacctttcgatcacctaacgctcgtccgtcaaaatgctcccatccttatccagggtgtctactcgtttaccaaaatcaaattccctgatatttccaggtttttccaggatttacaaaaaaaatccaggttcAATAAATACTCTAAGTTTATAtatctaagggccgatttcttcacacCCACTTAAGTATTAAATGTAGTATaatcatatgggtaaacgtggtttacggcttaagcaaAGGTGAAACAAACTAatgacaaatttcaaaatgttttcaatttaacaGCTATTTATAAACTTCTCAACATTATTTAAAGCATGCTATTCCAATAACCAATTTtacaccacagacaaacagacgtcacactctcatcgctgtccatcgaccaactttttaacgatcgattcgaatatctggtaggtggtcaatcgacctcccgcagcgctcgcgtcgtttttgttcgtgtttgacgtttacacactaccgccacctgttggtccatcggccaactacagtgtttttagcattgggcgtacatgttttcgcgactatgattttgatcgtaatttgttctaagtgttacgtctgtttctctgtgattACACTATGAAGATGCTAACAATACCAAAGCTGAAGTTTTATTTAAATGAATTGTATTTGTCAATAATGAtgtcttttattttatttgtaagAGCTCAATGAACTGAACAGAACTCTCAAGTACATCAGTATGCttcttcttgaaagtatttttagtaCAGATTATGTACCATTCATTTCCATCGGTCGTTTGGCTAACTAAGACAGCTTCATGGGCgcaaaagtaaaactttatttggatttgtggcaatattttacaataaatactaAGTTTATCGATGTATTAGCTAGTAAGCAAGTAATAGATACAGTTCTGACCTGCACAAAAgccaaattctttaaaatatctcaaattcAATCAATCGTGTTAATGGTCATCTGCTACACATTTAAGTAGAAATATACCCATCTAAATTGATTCAAATAATCCGTGTAACTTTTGGATCCCggtccatttttttttcggataataGAAACACGGATTATCAAGCCCGTGGGTAATCGCGTTCAACAGTATAACATTTAACTGTggtcatttgattt includes:
- the LOC5569380 gene encoding SWI/SNF-related matrix-associated actin-dependent regulator of chromatin subfamily A containing DEAD/H box 1 homolog, coding for MSLRQFRKPTLSGSNGTTSSAGDQKLELVPGRQRIQALVDSESETECTTPTKVIPDKVIVSPIPIPTVGALSSSTATSPVTQNGTSSVDSTADPAPAPAPAPVLTVRDKELCLQKVRAERPDVDTMLVQDTLVRHQWSVEKALEDLKSYNPNKKRMYSLSPATVVQKATVLNNVARKPDNPAKKRRVDEEDGGSDSEDESGRQQDRVFDSDDDSDDGGNYGMSKDRKGVFEFLNNGTANELTAVKTLSTKKVDLLIDLRPFTSWDELVDKLKSHKSLQTDILNHTQEYLSRRNNLVTIMNKCKKICQKLESAIAADGGLIEQPSNIPEGFKLAEYQLVGLNWLSVMHRNDMNGILADEMGLGKTIQVIAFLAWLKENDLIKHPQLIVVPSSTLDNWDNELRKWCPELIIMKYYGSQEERKLIRIDWAKNGISDVDVVLTTYHMMGASGEEKKMWRVTPFQYVIFDEAHMLKNMTSQRYENLLRIRADRRILLTGTPLQNNLLELMSLLCFVMPKLFGGKVEDIKALFQRIKTKDSGEDQTTFEKNQIERAKQIMKPFILRRLKKDVLSFLPPKTEEIMKVPMLDSQKEKYMDLVSEYQNATGVFKSSTEISGMSIMMDMRKLANHPLLLRYYFSDAEVRKIARKLAGDSDWKNKNIDETFQDIAYLSDFKLLQLKEKYTSLYDLRIPDQLIVASGKFRQLDELLPKLKREGHRVLIFSQFVMMLDIMEKYLDIRHYGFLRLDGQTAVTERQEMIDLYNQDPNIFIFLLSTKAGGLGINLTAADTVIIHDIDFNPYNDKQAEDRSHRMGQTKPVTIYKLVSEGTIEEGMLMIAQEKLQLEKDVTDEGVDKKEEHKCMVRLLTMALGMDENKAETILKNESPKKNQQDEDF